The nucleotide window AAACATTACAATCCCAAAAGAGTTCAGACAAATTGAGATAGAAGGTATACTCTCAGTATGGCTCAGTGAAGCGTGTGCTCGTCGCTGCTATCCAGAGCATCCTTGACAGCGTCCTGTATCTTCTGCATCAAGGCCTTCGCGAACCCTGAAGCGTCCGAGGCAGGGTTCGGAAGGGTGTTACCCTTACTGTTCTTGCTGTTGTCAGAGTATTTCTCGTAATTTTGGGAGGTCGAGTCATCGGCAACCTTCTTGGTATCCTTCCCATTATCCGTCGCCTTGTCATCATCTTGATCGACATCGTTGTTTTGGCTGGTCACGGTCTTTGTAGGGCTGTTGCTGTCATCAATGACATCAGGCTGATCAGACTTAGCAGGCTCATTGTCTGACTTCCAGTGGTTGAGCTTGGTCAAGTCATGAAGTCCGATAGAGTCGAAAAGGGTGTCGATAAGATCGCTGTTCTCGTCGTCGGGGGTATCGGCTTGAGGGATCATTCGCTGTGGCGAGAGTGTCAGCTAATTGGGTGGGTGTGAGTATACAGACAAGAATACTTACCGGGTCAGGAGATCTCGAACTCACCGCTCTCGATACAACGTCCTTCGATGTAGATACAGGATATGCGAGGgtgagagaagagaaggtgagGAATGTGAGGACCATGCAGGTCACTGATGGCGTCTTAGGGTACATGGTGTTATGAGATGGCAGTGTGACGTGGTTACAAATGATGAAATTAAGAGTATAAGTATGAAAGGGCAATGGGAACAGGTCAAGTGCTTTGAGGAGTAAGTTTGAGGTGAAATTTGATTCGAAAGTTTGACGAGACAATCGAGCCTAGATATACTCCTCGCCGTTGCCCCGGACCCCCTGTGCGATGAGACTTTGCCGACGTGCGGAATGGAAGGGCTGGATAGATGTCACGG belongs to Aspergillus luchuensis IFO 4308 DNA, chromosome 3, nearly complete sequence and includes:
- a CDS encoding uncharacterized protein (SECRETED:SignalP(1-24)), with protein sequence MYPKTPSVTCMVLTFLTFSSLTLAYPVSTSKDVVSRAVSSRSPDPRMIPQADTPDDENSDLIDTLFDSIGLHDLTKLNHWKSDNEPAKSDQPDVIDDSNSPTKTVTSQNNDVDQDDDKATDNGKDTKKNSKGNTLPNPASDASGFAKALMQKIQDAVKDALDSSDEHTLH